In a single window of the Streptomyces sp. HUAS ZL42 genome:
- a CDS encoding 6-phosphofructokinase: MRIGVLTSGGDCPGLNAVIRSVVHRAVVDHGDEVIGFRDGWKGLLECDYLKLDLDAVSGILARGGTILGSSRVQPSHLRDGVERAKGHVEELGLDAIIPIGGEGTLKAARLMSDNGLPVVGVPKTIDNDIAVTDVTFGFDTAVGVATEALDRLKTTAESHQRVLVVEVMGRHTGWIALHSGMAAGAHAIVVPERPFDIEELAKRVGERFEAGKRFAIVVAAEGAKPRPGSMEFDEGGKDVYGHERFAGIARQLSIELEQRLGKEARPVILGHVQRGGTPTAYDRVLATRFGWHAVEAVHRGEFGRMTALRGTDIVMVPLAEAVETLKTVPEERYAEAECVL; encoded by the coding sequence ATGCGCATTGGTGTCCTCACGTCCGGCGGCGACTGCCCCGGCCTGAACGCCGTCATCCGGTCCGTCGTGCACCGTGCCGTCGTCGACCACGGCGACGAGGTCATCGGCTTCCGGGACGGCTGGAAGGGCCTCCTGGAGTGCGACTACCTCAAGCTCGACCTTGACGCGGTGAGCGGCATCCTGGCTCGCGGCGGCACAATCCTCGGCTCCTCCCGTGTCCAGCCCTCCCATCTGCGGGACGGCGTGGAACGGGCGAAGGGCCACGTCGAGGAGCTCGGCCTCGACGCGATCATCCCGATCGGCGGCGAGGGCACGCTGAAGGCGGCCCGGCTGATGTCGGACAACGGCCTGCCCGTGGTGGGCGTGCCGAAGACCATCGACAACGACATCGCGGTCACGGACGTCACCTTCGGCTTCGACACGGCCGTGGGCGTCGCGACCGAGGCGCTCGACCGGCTCAAGACCACCGCCGAGTCCCACCAGCGTGTCCTGGTGGTCGAGGTCATGGGGCGCCACACCGGCTGGATCGCACTGCACTCCGGCATGGCGGCCGGCGCCCACGCCATCGTCGTCCCGGAACGCCCCTTCGACATCGAGGAGTTGGCCAAGCGGGTCGGCGAGCGGTTCGAGGCGGGCAAGCGGTTCGCCATCGTCGTGGCGGCGGAGGGCGCCAAGCCGCGGCCCGGGTCCATGGAGTTCGACGAGGGCGGCAAGGACGTCTACGGGCATGAGCGGTTCGCCGGGATCGCGCGCCAGCTGTCGATCGAGCTGGAGCAGCGGCTCGGCAAGGAGGCGCGGCCGGTGATCCTGGGGCATGTGCAGCGCGGCGGGACGCCCACGGCGTACGACCGCGTGCTCGCCACTCGGTTCGGGTGGCATGCGGTGGAGGCCGTGCATCGGGGTGAGTTCGGGAGGATGACGGCTCTTCGGGGGACGGACATCGTGATGGTGCCGCTCGCGGAGGCCGTGGAGACGTTGAAGACGGTTCCTGAGGAGCGGTACGCGGAAGCGGAGTGCGTGCTTTAG
- a CDS encoding cytochrome c oxidase assembly protein, which produces MDHSGHGMIMDLPPFTLGRGLQWSADPFFLVGCLLGLALYGWGVVRLRRRGDAWPVGRTVSYVFGVLSVGVVMCTKLNDYGMVMFSVHMVQHMIISMLSPILILLGAPITLALRALPTAGRGRKGPRELLLMLLHSRYMRIITHPAFTIPMFVASLYALYFTPLFDFLMGSKAGHVAMMVHFLAVGVVFFWPIIGVDPGPHRPGYLLRMLELFAGMPFHAFFGIALMMASTPMVETFKNPPASLGIEALSDQNAAGGIAWAFSEIPSVLVLIALLFQWYGSEQRQARRKDRAADRDGDKELEAYNAYLASLNARGR; this is translated from the coding sequence ATGGATCACAGCGGGCACGGCATGATCATGGATCTGCCGCCGTTCACGCTGGGGCGGGGTCTTCAGTGGTCGGCGGACCCGTTCTTCCTCGTGGGCTGCCTGCTGGGGCTCGCGCTGTACGGGTGGGGGGTCGTGCGGCTGCGGCGGCGCGGGGACGCGTGGCCGGTCGGGCGGACGGTGTCGTACGTCTTCGGCGTGCTGTCCGTCGGGGTCGTGATGTGCACCAAGCTGAACGACTACGGCATGGTGATGTTCAGCGTGCACATGGTGCAGCACATGATCATCAGCATGCTGTCGCCGATCCTGATCCTGCTCGGCGCCCCCATCACCCTGGCGCTGCGCGCGCTGCCGACCGCCGGCAGGGGCCGCAAGGGGCCGCGCGAGCTGCTGCTGATGCTGCTGCACAGCCGCTACATGAGGATCATCACGCACCCCGCGTTCACGATCCCCATGTTCGTCGCGAGCCTCTACGCGCTGTACTTCACTCCGCTCTTCGACTTCCTGATGGGCTCGAAGGCCGGGCACGTCGCGATGATGGTGCACTTCCTCGCCGTCGGTGTGGTGTTCTTCTGGCCGATCATCGGGGTGGATCCGGGGCCGCACCGGCCGGGCTACCTGTTGCGGATGCTGGAGCTGTTCGCGGGCATGCCGTTCCACGCCTTCTTCGGCATCGCGTTGATGATGGCGTCCACGCCCATGGTCGAGACGTTCAAGAACCCGCCGGCCTCCCTCGGTATCGAAGCGCTCTCCGACCAGAACGCGGCCGGCGGTATCGCCTGGGCGTTCAGTGAGATCCCGTCGGTGCTGGTGCTGATAGCGCTGCTGTTCCAGTGGTACGGCTCGGAGCAGCGGCAGGCCCGTCGCAAGGACCGGGCCGCCGACCGGGACGGGGACAAGGAACTCGAGGCGTACAACGCCTATTTGGCCTCATTGAACGCACGCGGTCGCTGA